In one Corallococcus sp. EGB genomic region, the following are encoded:
- the dnaG gene encoding DNA primase — MIPEHKIQEVLDRVDIVSLVSRHVELKKAGREFKGRCPFHQEKTPSFYVVPEKRFYFCHGCRASGDAVSFIQRYLGKTFQDAVRDLAQEVGIDLEAAQDPGLKERQQVKEATDFAAEHFRALLWNEDEGRAARAYLASRGVSEEVARGFGLGWAPAQWSLLADRFQKNGMLEWGLKAGLVTKRSSGDGCIDFFRSRLMVPIRAPEGRPIAFGGRLVAAEDGPKYLNSRESRLYNKSETLFGMDQARDDIHKRKTAVLVEGYFDCIGLHQVGVRHAVALCSTNLTAGHLQVLKRAEARDLVLLLDGDSAGLAAVERLAGPLLAAGAPTRVALLPQGDDPDVFARREGQDGVERLLESAQPLTAYLFATLLPTGKQASFEEKMAALERLKPVTSQVPPGLTRSALISALAAHFGWMPAQIESSLQYKPPPTPKPAATAAYPNAVPAQAVPRPVPKPQAERPPPEAEALYVAAILRDSRLLARDTFRVCDELSHMGLRMVLAQATSGRGLEEALFEASEVVKRTLLEAGRRLSPGGMELETEFILACRDIMKKRIDERLVYIKRATEQTQGAFDLTEETRLLLSERKELLALRKRVLDELSPASSATGTKGPMQPV, encoded by the coding sequence GTGATTCCGGAGCACAAGATCCAGGAGGTCCTCGACCGCGTGGACATCGTGTCGCTGGTGTCCCGGCACGTGGAGCTGAAGAAGGCCGGCCGTGAGTTCAAGGGCCGCTGCCCCTTCCACCAGGAGAAGACCCCGTCCTTCTACGTGGTGCCGGAGAAGCGCTTCTATTTCTGCCACGGCTGCCGGGCGAGCGGCGACGCCGTGTCCTTCATCCAGCGCTACCTGGGCAAGACGTTCCAGGACGCCGTGCGCGACCTGGCCCAGGAGGTGGGCATCGACCTGGAGGCCGCGCAGGACCCCGGCCTCAAGGAGCGCCAGCAGGTCAAGGAGGCCACGGACTTCGCCGCGGAGCACTTCCGCGCCCTGCTCTGGAACGAGGACGAAGGCCGCGCCGCGCGCGCCTACCTGGCCAGCCGGGGCGTCTCCGAGGAGGTGGCCCGGGGCTTCGGCCTGGGATGGGCGCCCGCGCAGTGGAGCCTGCTGGCGGACCGCTTCCAGAAGAACGGGATGCTGGAGTGGGGCCTGAAGGCGGGGCTCGTCACGAAGCGCAGCAGCGGGGATGGCTGCATCGACTTCTTCCGCAGCCGCCTGATGGTGCCCATCCGCGCGCCGGAGGGGCGGCCCATCGCCTTTGGCGGCCGGCTGGTCGCGGCGGAGGATGGCCCCAAGTACCTCAACTCCCGCGAGTCCCGGCTCTACAACAAGAGCGAGACGCTCTTCGGCATGGACCAGGCGCGCGACGACATCCACAAGCGCAAGACGGCCGTTCTGGTGGAGGGGTACTTCGACTGCATCGGCCTGCATCAGGTGGGCGTGCGCCACGCGGTGGCCCTGTGCTCCACCAACCTCACCGCCGGGCACCTCCAGGTGCTCAAGCGCGCGGAGGCCCGCGACCTGGTGCTGCTCCTGGACGGGGACTCCGCGGGCCTCGCCGCCGTGGAGCGCCTGGCCGGTCCCCTGCTCGCCGCGGGGGCCCCCACCCGGGTGGCGCTCCTGCCGCAGGGTGATGACCCGGACGTCTTCGCCCGCCGCGAGGGCCAGGACGGCGTGGAGCGCCTCCTGGAGAGCGCCCAGCCCCTCACCGCCTACCTCTTCGCCACCCTCCTCCCCACCGGCAAGCAGGCGAGCTTCGAGGAGAAGATGGCCGCGCTGGAACGACTCAAACCCGTCACTTCGCAGGTGCCCCCGGGTCTGACGCGTTCGGCGCTCATCAGCGCGCTGGCGGCGCACTTCGGCTGGATGCCGGCGCAGATCGAGTCGTCGCTCCAGTACAAGCCGCCCCCCACACCCAAGCCCGCCGCCACCGCGGCGTACCCCAACGCCGTCCCCGCCCAGGCCGTGCCTCGCCCGGTGCCCAAGCCCCAGGCGGAGCGCCCCCCGCCAGAGGCCGAAGCCCTCTATGTGGCCGCAATCCTTCGGGATTCCCGGCTGCTCGCCCGCGACACCTTCCGCGTGTGTGATGAGCTGTCCCACATGGGACTGCGGATGGTCCTGGCCCAGGCCACGTCCGGGCGGGGGCTGGAGGAGGCGCTCTTCGAGGCCTCGGAAGTCGTCAAGCGGACGCTCCTGGAGGCTGGCCGCCGGCTCTCTCCGGGGGGAATGGAACTGGAAACGGAGTTCATCCTCGCGTGCCGCGACATCATGAAGAAGCGCATTGACGAGCGGCTCGTTTATATAAAGCGAGCGACGGAACAGACGCAGGGGGCTTTTGATTTGACAGAGGAGACGCGGCTGCTCCTGTCCGAGCGCAAGGAGCTGCTGGCGCTCCGCAAGCGCGTCCTGGATGAGCTCTCCCCCGCTTCCTCGGCAACGGGAACAAAGGGACCAATGCAACCGGTTTGA
- a CDS encoding GatB/YqeY domain-containing protein, with translation MTTLKDRLTADLKEAMKAKDELTLSVVRMLKSAVKYKEVEPGASELDDAGIQQVIATLIKQRRDSVEQFKSGGRPELAEKEEQEISVLQRYLPKQLTPEELTAAVQASIAEVGAKGPKDMGAVMKNVNPKLQGKAEGKAISEEVKAQLARLS, from the coding sequence ATGACCACCCTGAAAGATCGCCTGACCGCCGACCTGAAGGAGGCGATGAAGGCCAAGGACGAGCTGACCCTGAGCGTGGTGCGCATGCTCAAGAGCGCCGTGAAGTACAAGGAGGTCGAGCCGGGCGCCAGCGAACTGGACGACGCGGGCATCCAGCAGGTCATCGCCACCCTCATCAAGCAGCGCCGCGACTCCGTCGAGCAGTTCAAGTCCGGCGGCCGCCCGGAGCTGGCGGAGAAGGAAGAGCAGGAGATCTCCGTCCTGCAGCGCTACCTGCCCAAGCAGCTCACCCCGGAAGAGCTCACCGCCGCCGTCCAGGCCTCCATCGCCGAGGTCGGCGCCAAGGGCCCCAAGGACATGGGCGCGGTCATGAAGAACGTGAACCCCAAGCTCCAGGGCAAGGCCGAAGGCAAGGCCATCTCCGAGGAAGTGAAGGCGCAGCTGGCCAGGCTGTCCTGA
- the rpsU gene encoding 30S ribosomal protein S21, translated as MPGIRVKEGESIESALKRFKKATEKAGILSEIRKREHYEKPSVKRKKKALAAKKRAVKKARKSY; from the coding sequence ATGCCCGGTATTCGAGTGAAGGAAGGTGAGTCCATCGAAAGCGCCCTCAAGCGCTTCAAGAAGGCCACCGAGAAGGCCGGAATCCTCTCCGAGATCCGCAAGCGCGAGCACTACGAGAAGCCTTCCGTGAAGCGGAAGAAGAAGGCCCTCGCCGCCAAGAAGCGCGCTGTGAAGAAGGCCCGCAAGTCGTACTAA
- a CDS encoding HEAT repeat domain-containing protein — protein MYRLLLLVLLLAASPSRAGTVASECWASCRRHVEDPSLRARTCGACVAGGRVDSWVASLGTGGVEAQQALASALQDSSWRVRWAAVRAGARSRGLTERRALAEWIMDTPPDADLGACLTAVRAAADAGRSTADFLREAGARGPASAARVWAKRDAVRQALSLEMYAQEPSVRLPALLHLATFQGQSATRVVLDTVASRPVAGDAVMAELLAAVAERQRASVGRLLLNEAKPADEAAINRLFAVYSRELDALRPDLSAGDAQRRRTAVAALRRYGPLAKRELEGALGDADGRVRELAARGLAESAGKPLRDIALQGVKDAESAESARPWLGAMAREKGCFAFLRDVAEGRHARTPEVQGEAVAFLGDCSEGPPPTKRLAPFLASNVVPVRAGAVRALGALPRSADAMVLAEQALEDGAPEVVVAALEVLAAYRQPSRGDEAAGLLASEHPVVRAAAARALEFVGRAAHVRVLAECLRGDPVADVRVAVARTLSTLGGPHAVAALSEAAAHDADTHVKHVSQEGLRRLGFGR, from the coding sequence GTGTATCGCCTCCTCCTCCTGGTGCTCCTGCTGGCGGCCAGCCCGTCCCGGGCCGGCACGGTCGCTTCCGAGTGCTGGGCCTCGTGCCGCCGCCATGTCGAGGACCCCTCCCTGCGCGCTCGCACCTGCGGGGCGTGCGTCGCCGGGGGGCGGGTGGACAGCTGGGTGGCCTCCCTGGGGACGGGCGGGGTGGAGGCCCAGCAGGCGCTGGCGTCCGCGCTCCAGGATTCCAGCTGGCGGGTGCGCTGGGCGGCGGTGAGGGCGGGGGCCCGGAGCCGGGGGCTCACGGAGCGGCGGGCCCTGGCGGAGTGGATCATGGACACCCCGCCGGACGCGGACCTGGGGGCCTGTCTCACCGCCGTCCGGGCCGCCGCGGACGCCGGGCGCTCCACGGCGGACTTCCTGCGGGAGGCAGGTGCCCGGGGCCCCGCCTCCGCCGCCCGGGTGTGGGCGAAGCGGGACGCGGTCCGCCAGGCGCTGTCGCTGGAGATGTATGCGCAGGAGCCGTCCGTGCGGCTTCCGGCGCTCCTGCACCTGGCCACCTTCCAGGGGCAGTCCGCGACGCGAGTGGTGCTGGATACGGTGGCGTCCCGGCCCGTGGCGGGCGACGCGGTGATGGCGGAGCTCCTCGCCGCCGTCGCCGAGCGGCAGCGTGCGTCCGTGGGCCGGCTGCTCCTCAATGAGGCGAAGCCCGCGGACGAGGCGGCCATCAACCGGCTCTTCGCCGTGTACTCACGGGAGCTGGATGCGCTGCGGCCGGACCTGTCGGCTGGCGATGCGCAGCGCCGGCGAACGGCGGTGGCGGCCCTGCGCCGCTACGGCCCGCTGGCGAAGCGCGAGCTGGAGGGGGCGCTCGGGGATGCCGACGGTCGGGTGCGCGAGCTGGCGGCGCGGGGGCTGGCGGAGTCCGCCGGGAAGCCGCTGCGGGACATCGCGCTCCAGGGCGTGAAGGACGCGGAGTCCGCGGAGTCCGCCCGGCCGTGGCTGGGCGCCATGGCCCGTGAGAAGGGGTGCTTCGCCTTCCTGCGGGACGTGGCCGAGGGGCGCCATGCCCGCACGCCGGAGGTCCAGGGGGAGGCGGTGGCCTTCCTGGGGGACTGTTCGGAGGGCCCGCCTCCCACGAAGCGGCTGGCGCCCTTCCTCGCGTCGAACGTGGTGCCGGTGCGCGCGGGCGCGGTGCGGGCGTTGGGAGCGCTGCCCCGGAGCGCCGACGCGATGGTGCTGGCGGAGCAGGCGCTGGAGGACGGCGCGCCGGAGGTGGTGGTGGCCGCGCTGGAGGTGCTGGCCGCCTACCGGCAGCCGTCTCGAGGGGACGAGGCCGCGGGCCTGCTGGCGTCGGAGCACCCGGTGGTGCGCGCGGCCGCGGCGCGGGCGCTGGAGTTCGTGGGCCGCGCCGCGCACGTGCGCGTCCTGGCCGAGTGCCTGCGCGGGGACCCGGTGGCGGACGTGCGCGTCGCGGTGGCTCGGACGCTGTCCACGCTGGGCGGCCCGCACGCGGTGGCGGCGCTGAGCGAGGCGGCCGCGCACGACGCGGATACGCATGTGAAGCACGTGTCGCAAGAGGGCCTGCGCCGGCTGGGCTTCGGCCGCTGA
- a CDS encoding GGDEF domain-containing protein has product MSEEKTSVHSISDLLGSAQQQSAYLIVISAKSAAGIGRMFKLDRSEVVLGRSSEAQFQVEDDGISRKHAKVVAIGDGRFQLVDLGSTNGTYLNGLKVSAAPLYDGDKIQIGSNTVLKFSIQDALEEQYQRSIYESATRDGLTRVYNKKYFMETVRKEFAYCLRHRVPLSLVLFDVDHFKRINDVYGHPAGDFVLTRIAQRVADTVRTEDLLARYGGEEFALMLRESAEDAALACAERCRVAVDRADFIFSGTPIKVTISLGVATLLDSDFSQPEDLISAADKYLYRAKHAGRNRVDAKAISGP; this is encoded by the coding sequence ATGTCCGAGGAGAAAACTTCCGTCCATTCAATTTCGGACCTGCTGGGCAGCGCCCAGCAGCAGAGCGCCTATCTGATCGTCATCAGCGCCAAGTCCGCCGCCGGCATCGGGCGGATGTTCAAGCTGGACCGCTCGGAGGTGGTGCTGGGCCGCAGCTCGGAGGCCCAGTTCCAGGTCGAGGACGACGGCATCTCCCGCAAGCACGCGAAGGTGGTGGCCATTGGCGACGGCCGCTTCCAGCTCGTGGACCTGGGCAGCACCAACGGCACGTACCTCAACGGCCTGAAGGTGAGCGCGGCGCCGCTGTACGACGGCGACAAGATCCAGATCGGCTCCAACACGGTGCTGAAGTTCAGCATCCAGGACGCGCTGGAGGAGCAGTACCAGCGCAGCATCTACGAGTCCGCCACGCGCGACGGCCTCACCCGCGTCTACAACAAGAAGTACTTCATGGAGACGGTGCGCAAGGAGTTCGCGTACTGCCTGCGCCACCGCGTGCCGCTGTCGCTGGTGCTCTTCGACGTGGACCACTTCAAGCGCATCAACGACGTGTACGGCCACCCGGCCGGCGACTTCGTGCTGACGCGCATCGCGCAGCGGGTGGCGGACACGGTGCGCACCGAGGACCTGCTCGCGCGCTACGGCGGCGAGGAGTTCGCGCTGATGCTGCGCGAGTCCGCGGAGGACGCGGCCCTGGCGTGCGCGGAGCGCTGCCGCGTCGCGGTGGACCGCGCGGACTTCATCTTCAGCGGCACGCCCATCAAGGTGACCATCAGCCTGGGCGTGGCGACGCTGCTGGATTCGGACTTCTCCCAGCCGGAGGACCTCATCTCCGCCGCGGACAAGTACCTCTACCGGGCCAAGCACGCGGGCCGGAACCGCGTGGACGCCAAGGCCATCAGCGGCCCGTGA
- a CDS encoding asparaginase, whose product MAGGRPSALRPAAFFQTLRKRAPELFQLADIELELFSNLDSSEMQPELWSRMAAHLHRRLPEFDGAVVTHGTDTLAYTASALSFMLRNPPCPVVLTGSQRPLGEIRSDARLNLIDAVLSALQGPREVTICFDSHLYRGNRTRKVKVAEYDAFESPNFPVLGTLGVDATFEKGLPSRGPFRLHEKLDPRVFLLKVYPGLDPTLPLQLLPHVKGLVVEAYGAGNVPIAPELGRSLLPLFVQARERGVPVLVVSQAYRNGVDLTLYESGAKVLAEGAVGGADMTPSAALVKLMQGLAEHPRGGEALARFLRTPVAGELSVGRPTVPPPEKNRRRPARVGRVV is encoded by the coding sequence ATGGCCGGTGGCCGGCCCTCCGCCCTGCGTCCCGCGGCCTTCTTCCAGACCCTCCGCAAGCGAGCCCCGGAGCTGTTCCAGCTGGCCGACATCGAGCTCGAGCTGTTCTCCAACCTGGACAGCTCGGAGATGCAGCCGGAGCTCTGGAGCCGGATGGCCGCCCACCTCCACCGCCGCCTGCCTGAATTCGACGGGGCGGTGGTGACCCACGGAACGGACACGCTCGCCTACACAGCCAGTGCGCTGTCGTTCATGTTGCGAAATCCGCCCTGCCCCGTGGTGCTGACGGGCTCGCAGCGGCCGTTGGGAGAGATCCGCTCGGACGCGAGGCTGAACCTCATCGACGCGGTGCTCTCCGCGCTCCAGGGGCCGCGCGAGGTGACCATCTGCTTCGACTCGCACCTGTACCGGGGCAACCGCACGCGCAAGGTGAAGGTGGCGGAGTACGACGCCTTCGAAAGCCCCAACTTCCCGGTGCTGGGCACGCTGGGCGTGGACGCCACCTTCGAGAAGGGCCTCCCGTCCCGGGGCCCCTTCCGGCTCCATGAGAAGCTGGATCCGCGCGTCTTCCTGCTGAAGGTGTACCCGGGGCTGGACCCCACCCTGCCGCTGCAGCTGCTGCCGCACGTGAAGGGGCTGGTGGTGGAGGCGTACGGGGCGGGCAACGTGCCCATCGCGCCGGAGCTGGGCCGCTCGCTCCTGCCGCTCTTCGTCCAGGCGCGGGAGCGGGGCGTCCCGGTGCTGGTGGTGAGCCAGGCCTACCGCAACGGGGTGGACCTCACGCTCTATGAGTCCGGGGCCAAGGTCCTGGCGGAGGGGGCCGTGGGGGGCGCGGACATGACCCCGTCGGCGGCGCTGGTGAAGCTGATGCAGGGGCTGGCGGAGCACCCCCGGGGTGGCGAGGCGCTCGCGCGCTTCCTCCGGACGCCCGTGGCCGGCGAGCTGTCCGTCGGGCGGCCGACAGTTCCTCCACCGGAGAAAAACAGGCGGCGACCGGCGCGGGTGGGGCGGGTCGTCTGA
- a CDS encoding thioredoxin domain-containing protein: MLAAATLMGAGCTKSAEVPATAKAPTTAPAAAPAPAAIPAASPATEAASADPAQALTGIPGMDFSALPPAAKRELATVFSDEFCYCGCPHSLGACLKQHTPCKHAKRMAKLSARLVAEGGPASEVIVALSKYYASFREPRVQLKVDPRMCQGNANAPVTVAEFSDFECPYCGKARPILEAFAKKHPGEVRFCYLPFPLSMHANAVPAAQAVLWARDQGKFWEMHDALFGQQENLKPEALPALAKSVGLNGDKLAAVLKTDQYKDEIDGFHAQGRMAAINSTPSVFFNGRAYELGFQEAQLEHSMEDEVEWRANNNAWAAD; the protein is encoded by the coding sequence GTGCTGGCCGCGGCGACCCTGATGGGCGCCGGCTGCACCAAGAGCGCGGAAGTTCCCGCCACCGCCAAGGCCCCGACGACGGCGCCGGCCGCCGCCCCGGCCCCCGCCGCCATCCCGGCCGCGAGCCCCGCCACGGAGGCGGCGTCGGCGGATCCGGCGCAGGCGCTGACGGGCATCCCGGGCATGGACTTCTCCGCGCTGCCGCCCGCGGCCAAACGCGAGCTGGCCACGGTGTTCAGCGACGAGTTCTGCTACTGCGGCTGTCCCCACTCGCTGGGCGCGTGCCTCAAGCAGCACACGCCCTGCAAGCACGCGAAGCGGATGGCGAAGCTGTCTGCCCGGCTGGTGGCCGAGGGCGGGCCCGCGAGCGAGGTCATCGTCGCGCTGTCCAAGTACTATGCGTCCTTCCGCGAGCCGCGCGTGCAGCTCAAGGTGGATCCGCGCATGTGCCAGGGAAACGCCAACGCGCCCGTGACGGTGGCGGAGTTCTCCGACTTCGAGTGCCCCTACTGCGGCAAGGCCCGGCCCATCCTGGAGGCCTTCGCGAAGAAGCACCCCGGCGAGGTGCGCTTCTGCTACCTGCCGTTCCCGCTCTCCATGCACGCCAACGCCGTCCCCGCCGCGCAGGCGGTGCTGTGGGCGCGCGACCAGGGCAAGTTCTGGGAGATGCACGACGCCCTCTTCGGCCAGCAGGAGAACCTCAAGCCGGAGGCGCTGCCCGCGCTGGCGAAGTCGGTGGGTTTGAACGGGGACAAGCTGGCCGCGGTGTTGAAGACGGATCAGTACAAGGACGAGATTGACGGCTTCCACGCGCAGGGGCGCATGGCGGCCATCAACAGCACCCCGTCCGTGTTCTTCAATGGACGTGCCTACGAGCTGGGCTTCCAGGAAGCCCAGCTGGAGCACAGCATGGAGGACGAGGTGGAGTGGCGCGCGAACAACAACGCGTGGGCCGCCGACTGA
- a CDS encoding DUF4388 domain-containing protein — translation MSQRFRIDGAAQLVPEDRTGIPALAGRSGTYALMPTGPDLLVFSRTPPEGGSIPTPRVVLAGDAGGFPLSDLIAFLSQSRWSGVIRVHTSGGERSLTLREGEVRGATSEEPADRLGEVLVRLGYVDRAQVEAVLREQSASKLGRALVEKGVLQAHDLFKCVTHQVSEIFHAIVLCREGAFFLIDQPLDEKTGHSIQLSTQSLLMDSIRKIDELAHFRKRIPHGRLYVARKRPSDGKLEEDEDRVLAMLDGRRTVLELGHAARLSEFDITKVVFRLLEGGFAGLTDKPVGAPASAAAPEKAPAQRVRPPARAAPPVDARPVARVFNFIFREIRDEVARSGMDREFIAAANAALSNNALSSSPVLEGLAFAADGSLPEGRLMEAFDKHRAHLGSEPLASFRQALSDVMFFLLFQAGELLESRADEDLARRVKELLATLEAP, via the coding sequence ATGAGCCAACGCTTCCGCATCGATGGCGCCGCGCAGCTGGTCCCCGAGGACCGCACCGGCATCCCCGCGCTCGCGGGACGCTCGGGGACGTACGCGCTGATGCCCACCGGGCCCGACCTGCTGGTGTTCTCCCGCACGCCGCCGGAAGGGGGCTCCATCCCCACGCCGCGCGTCGTGCTGGCGGGGGACGCGGGGGGCTTCCCGCTGTCGGACCTCATCGCGTTCCTCAGCCAGTCGCGCTGGAGCGGCGTCATTCGCGTGCACACGTCGGGCGGGGAGCGCTCGCTCACGCTGCGCGAGGGCGAGGTGCGCGGCGCCACCTCCGAGGAGCCCGCGGACCGGCTGGGCGAGGTGCTGGTGCGGCTGGGCTACGTGGATCGCGCGCAGGTGGAGGCGGTGCTGCGCGAGCAGTCCGCGTCGAAGCTGGGCCGGGCGCTGGTGGAGAAGGGCGTGCTGCAGGCGCACGACCTCTTCAAGTGCGTCACGCACCAGGTGAGTGAGATCTTCCACGCCATCGTGCTGTGCCGCGAGGGGGCGTTCTTCCTCATCGACCAGCCGCTGGACGAGAAGACGGGGCACTCCATCCAGCTGTCCACGCAGAGCCTGCTGATGGACAGCATCCGGAAGATCGACGAGCTGGCGCACTTCCGCAAGCGCATCCCCCACGGCCGCCTGTACGTGGCGCGCAAGCGTCCGTCCGACGGCAAGCTGGAGGAGGACGAGGACCGCGTGCTGGCCATGCTGGACGGGCGGCGCACGGTGCTGGAGCTGGGGCACGCGGCGCGGCTGTCCGAGTTCGACATCACCAAGGTCGTCTTCCGCCTGCTCGAGGGCGGCTTCGCCGGGCTGACGGACAAGCCGGTGGGGGCTCCCGCCTCGGCCGCGGCGCCGGAGAAGGCGCCCGCGCAGCGCGTGCGTCCGCCAGCGCGCGCGGCGCCCCCGGTGGATGCCCGGCCGGTGGCGCGCGTCTTCAACTTCATCTTCCGGGAGATCCGCGACGAGGTGGCCCGCTCCGGCATGGACCGCGAGTTCATCGCGGCGGCCAACGCGGCGCTGTCCAACAACGCGCTGTCGTCGTCGCCGGTGCTGGAGGGGCTGGCGTTCGCGGCGGACGGGAGCCTGCCGGAAGGGCGCTTGATGGAGGCCTTCGACAAGCACCGCGCCCACCTGGGCAGCGAGCCGCTGGCCTCGTTCCGTCAGGCGCTGAGCGACGTGATGTTCTTCCTGCTCTTCCAGGCGGGGGAGCTGTTGGAGTCGCGCGCGGACGAGGACCTGGCCCGCCGGGTGAAGGAACTCCTGGCCACGCTCGAGGCGCCGTGA
- the truD gene encoding tRNA pseudouridine(13) synthase TruD: MTDTGFPRLTAGVPGCGGAFKLTPEDFEVEELPAYLPSGEGTHLYLWVEKRGRDTREVVRALASALGVREDDIGSAGMKDRQAVTRQWLSVPANAEGRLPEFALDGVRVLEAKRHGNKLRTGHLKGNRFTLRLRGVKDLGAARESFALLSAQGVPNYFGEQRFGRAGDNADLGRMLLLGQRLPKRPDRFQRKLYLSAFQSRLFNQALAARLTAGTFATALLGDVLRKEETGGLFVCEAPDVDGPRVAAFEVSPAGPMFGPKMTASKGEVAEAEARLLTEAGVTLSDFQRGGDETEGTRRPYRVRLGAAELSADGEDARLTFELPRGAYATEVLHELLKDG; the protein is encoded by the coding sequence GTGACGGACACCGGCTTTCCGAGGCTGACCGCGGGCGTGCCCGGGTGCGGCGGCGCGTTCAAGCTCACGCCCGAGGACTTCGAGGTGGAGGAGCTGCCCGCGTACCTGCCCTCCGGCGAGGGCACGCACCTGTACCTCTGGGTGGAGAAGCGCGGCCGGGACACGCGCGAGGTGGTGCGCGCGCTGGCGTCCGCGCTGGGCGTGCGCGAGGACGACATCGGCTCCGCGGGGATGAAGGACCGGCAGGCGGTGACGCGGCAGTGGCTGTCCGTGCCCGCGAACGCGGAAGGACGCCTGCCGGAGTTCGCGCTCGACGGCGTCCGCGTGCTGGAGGCGAAGCGCCACGGCAACAAGCTGCGCACCGGCCACCTGAAGGGAAACCGCTTCACGTTGCGGCTGCGCGGCGTGAAGGACCTGGGCGCGGCGCGCGAGTCGTTCGCCCTGCTGAGCGCGCAGGGCGTGCCCAACTACTTTGGCGAGCAGCGGTTCGGACGGGCCGGCGACAACGCGGACCTGGGCCGGATGCTGCTGTTGGGGCAGCGGCTTCCGAAGCGGCCGGACCGCTTCCAGCGCAAGCTGTACCTGTCCGCCTTCCAGTCGCGCCTCTTCAACCAGGCGCTGGCCGCGCGGCTCACCGCGGGCACCTTCGCCACGGCGCTCCTGGGCGACGTGCTGCGCAAGGAGGAGACGGGCGGCCTCTTCGTGTGCGAGGCGCCGGACGTGGACGGCCCGCGCGTCGCCGCGTTCGAGGTGAGCCCGGCGGGCCCGATGTTCGGCCCGAAGATGACCGCTTCGAAGGGGGAGGTGGCGGAGGCCGAGGCCCGGCTGCTGACCGAAGCGGGCGTCACGCTGAGCGACTTCCAGCGCGGCGGCGACGAGACGGAAGGCACGCGCCGCCCGTACCGCGTGCGGCTGGGCGCGGCGGAGCTCTCGGCGGATGGCGAGGACGCGCGGCTCACCTTCGAGCTGCCTCGCGGCGCCTACGCCACCGAAGTGCTGCACGAGCTGCTCAAGGACGGCTGA
- a CDS encoding OmpA family protein has protein sequence MKRLTQSALFTLLFASFACVSGNKIRADTEVLTADVERARRGGALRCAPAELATAEANLDFARGELSQGNSTRAAQHVSAADVAIKRALELSRNCGPRQVLVRDRPEAPQAQPEQPRQPAQPQQQVVVSIEETDSDGDGILDKDDPCPEQAEDVDGFQDQDGCPDPDNDNDGVLDAQDKCPLIPGVPENHGCPPEAPKDRDGDGVLDNVDKCPDQPEDKDGFQDDDGCPDPDNDNDGILDGTDKCPNEPGPLQNLGCPIVDKDGDGINDDKDKCPDEPEDKDGFQDDDGCPDLDNDSDGVPDAQDKCPNESGPQENGGCPDPDRDGDGVVDRLDACPDDPGVKEERGCAKQYKMVIVKRDRIEIKKQILFGTGSAKIIGKQSTTILDEVAQALKDAPWIRKMRIEGHTDSMGNDTANLKLSQKRADAVMVQLLKRGIDPGRMEAVGFGETRPVAPNTTKTGRALNRRTEFNVVRQ, from the coding sequence ATGAAGCGTCTGACCCAGTCCGCGCTTTTCACCCTGCTCTTCGCCTCCTTCGCCTGCGTCAGCGGCAACAAGATCCGCGCTGACACGGAGGTGCTCACCGCCGACGTGGAGCGCGCCCGCCGCGGCGGCGCCCTGCGCTGCGCGCCCGCGGAGCTGGCCACCGCGGAGGCCAACCTCGACTTCGCCCGCGGCGAGCTCAGCCAGGGCAACAGCACGCGCGCCGCCCAGCACGTGAGCGCCGCCGACGTCGCCATCAAGCGCGCCCTGGAGCTGTCCAGGAACTGCGGCCCGCGCCAGGTGCTGGTGCGCGACCGTCCGGAGGCGCCGCAGGCCCAGCCGGAGCAGCCGCGGCAGCCCGCCCAGCCCCAGCAGCAGGTGGTGGTCAGCATCGAGGAGACGGACAGCGACGGCGACGGCATCCTGGACAAGGACGACCCCTGCCCCGAGCAGGCCGAGGACGTGGACGGCTTCCAGGACCAGGACGGCTGCCCGGACCCCGACAACGACAACGACGGCGTGCTGGACGCGCAGGACAAGTGCCCGCTCATCCCCGGCGTGCCGGAGAACCACGGCTGCCCGCCGGAGGCCCCCAAGGACCGCGACGGCGACGGCGTGCTGGACAACGTGGACAAGTGCCCGGACCAGCCCGAGGACAAGGACGGCTTCCAGGACGACGATGGCTGCCCGGACCCGGACAACGACAACGACGGCATCCTGGACGGCACGGACAAGTGCCCCAACGAGCCCGGCCCGCTGCAGAACCTGGGCTGCCCCATCGTGGACAAGGACGGGGACGGCATCAACGACGACAAGGACAAGTGCCCGGACGAGCCGGAGGACAAGGACGGCTTCCAGGACGACGACGGCTGCCCGGACCTGGACAACGACAGCGACGGCGTGCCGGACGCGCAGGACAAGTGCCCGAATGAGTCCGGCCCGCAGGAGAACGGCGGCTGCCCGGATCCGGACCGCGACGGCGACGGCGTGGTGGACCGCCTGGACGCGTGCCCGGACGACCCGGGTGTGAAGGAGGAGCGCGGCTGCGCCAAGCAGTACAAGATGGTCATCGTCAAGAGGGACCGCATTGAGATCAAGAAGCAGATCCTCTTCGGCACCGGCTCCGCGAAGATCATCGGCAAGCAGAGCACCACCATCCTGGACGAGGTGGCGCAGGCGCTGAAGGACGCGCCGTGGATCCGCAAGATGCGCATCGAGGGCCACACCGACTCGATGGGCAACGACACGGCGAACCTGAAGCTGTCCCAGAAGCGCGCGGACGCGGTGATGGTGCAGCTGCTCAAGCGCGGCATCGACCCGGGCCGCATGGAGGCCGTGGGCTTCGGCGAGACCCGGCCCGTGGCGCCCAACACGACGAAGACGGGCCGCGCGCTCAACCGCCGCACGGAGTTCAACGTCGTCCGGCAGTGA